A window of the Nitrospirae bacterium YQR-1 genome harbors these coding sequences:
- the ilvB gene encoding biosynthetic-type acetolactate synthase large subunit yields the protein MKITGSQIIVESLKKEGVKHIFGYPGGVVLNIFDALYDAKDIQLILTRHEQGATHMADGYARSTGKVGVALVTSGPGATNTVTGIATAAMDSIPIVVLTGQVPTMLIGNDAFQEADIVGITRPCCKYNYLVKDINDLAYTIKEAFHIASSGRPGPVVIDLPKDISAGTGKFHWPDKLNIRSYNPTLEGNRWMIEKAAEKISRSKKPVIIAGGGVILSGASDELRIFAEHTDIPVTTTLMGIGAFPTEHHLSLGMPGMHGTYYANMAIQESDLLIAVGMRFDDRVTGKLDAFAPNAEIIHIDIDPTSIRKNVDVDIPIVGDSTKVLFTLNQILKDKDKPQWDEVRKAWIKQLDEWKKARPLSYRFEENIIKPQYVIEKLYEATGGDAIITTEVGQNQMWAAQFFKFKKPRTFLTSGGLGTMGYGFPAALGAQVAFPDKTVIDIAGDGSIQMNIQELATAVIYSLPVKVAILNNHYLGMVRQWQELFFNERYSHSYLNEVPNFVKLAEAYGAVGLRAEKPSDVEPVIREALSVRKPVFMDFVIDWKEKVYPMVPAGAPIDQMLFDEQPKKEDKKLKAVK from the coding sequence ATGAAAATAACAGGATCACAGATAATAGTTGAATCTTTAAAAAAGGAAGGGGTAAAGCACATATTTGGCTATCCGGGTGGTGTGGTATTAAATATATTCGATGCACTGTATGATGCTAAAGACATACAGTTGATACTAACACGCCATGAGCAGGGCGCCACTCACATGGCCGACGGCTATGCCCGTTCAACCGGAAAGGTGGGGGTTGCGCTGGTCACATCAGGTCCGGGCGCTACTAATACTGTCACCGGCATCGCTACCGCCGCTATGGACTCTATACCCATTGTGGTACTGACCGGTCAGGTGCCCACCATGCTTATAGGTAACGATGCCTTTCAGGAGGCCGACATTGTGGGTATCACACGTCCGTGCTGTAAGTACAATTACCTTGTAAAAGATATAAATGATTTGGCTTATACGATAAAAGAGGCTTTTCATATAGCCTCATCGGGCAGGCCCGGCCCGGTTGTCATTGATTTACCAAAAGACATATCCGCCGGTACAGGGAAATTCCACTGGCCGGATAAACTTAACATACGGAGCTACAACCCAACCTTAGAGGGCAACCGGTGGATGATTGAAAAGGCAGCCGAGAAAATCAGCCGCTCTAAAAAACCGGTTATAATTGCAGGCGGCGGGGTAATCCTCTCGGGAGCATCTGATGAGTTGAGGATTTTTGCCGAACACACGGATATTCCAGTCACTACCACACTGATGGGAATAGGCGCATTTCCCACAGAGCACCATCTCTCACTCGGTATGCCCGGTATGCACGGCACCTACTATGCCAACATGGCCATTCAGGAGTCTGATTTACTCATAGCTGTGGGCATGAGGTTTGACGACAGGGTTACAGGCAAACTTGACGCCTTTGCCCCTAATGCTGAAATCATCCACATAGATATTGACCCGACATCTATAAGAAAGAACGTGGATGTGGATATCCCCATAGTGGGAGACTCTACAAAAGTGCTCTTTACCCTTAACCAGATACTAAAGGATAAGGATAAACCCCAGTGGGATGAGGTCAGAAAGGCCTGGATTAAGCAGTTGGATGAGTGGAAAAAAGCAAGACCTCTTAGTTACAGGTTTGAAGAGAACATAATAAAGCCCCAGTATGTAATAGAAAAACTCTATGAGGCAACCGGCGGGGATGCAATAATTACCACAGAGGTGGGTCAAAACCAGATGTGGGCAGCCCAGTTTTTTAAATTTAAAAAGCCGAGAACTTTTTTAACCTCAGGCGGCCTTGGCACTATGGGATACGGTTTTCCGGCAGCCCTGGGCGCTCAGGTTGCATTTCCCGACAAAACCGTTATAGATATAGCCGGAGACGGCAGCATTCAGATGAACATACAGGAGCTTGCCACGGCGGTCATATACAGTCTGCCGGTAAAGGTGGCTATTTTGAATAACCACTACCTGGGCATGGTCAGACAGTGGCAGGAGCTGTTTTTTAACGAACGGTACTCCCACAGTTATTTAAATGAGGTGCCGAATTTTGTAAAACTTGCGGAGGCTTACGGAGCGGTAGGGTTAAGAGCGGAAAAGCCCTCTGATGTTGAGCCGGTTATAAGAGAGGCATTGAGTGTGAGAAAACCTGTTTTTATGGATTTTGTCATAGATTGGAAGGAGAAGGTCTATCCTATGGTGCCTGCCGGCGCTCCGATAGACCAGATGCTTTTTGATGAACAACCAAAGAAAGAAGATAAAAAGTTAAAAGCGGTAAAATAA
- a CDS encoding Uma2 family endonuclease has protein sequence MNTETLVTVLDLTEIINGEEIMGPSPFFKHQDIVGNLYNIIRHHVKTNELGKVLLSPLDIIFDEGVNRLQPDMLFIRKENLSIAQDWIRGVPDMVCEIISPCSYERDTEVKKAIYEKYKVPEYWIVMPELQTIQVLTIVGDRYTLHSFAAIEGIVASKVIEELQVNITEVFE, from the coding sequence ATGAATACGGAAACTTTAGTAACAGTTTTAGACTTAACGGAAATCATTAACGGAGAAGAAATAATGGGACCTAGTCCATTTTTTAAACATCAGGATATTGTAGGCAATCTATACAACATTATACGCCACCACGTAAAGACTAATGAATTGGGTAAGGTTCTTTTATCGCCACTTGACATAATCTTTGATGAAGGTGTTAACAGGCTACAACCCGATATGCTGTTTATCAGGAAAGAAAACCTGAGCATTGCCCAGGACTGGATAAGGGGTGTACCGGATATGGTTTGTGAGATAATATCTCCGTGCAGCTATGAAAGAGACACTGAAGTTAAAAAGGCAATTTATGAGAAATATAAGGTGCCGGAGTACTGGATAGTTATGCCGGAGCTGCAGACGATTCAGGTATTAACTATCGTTGGTGATAGGTATACATTACACTCCTTTGCGGCAATTGAGGGTATTGTTGCGTCTAAAGTCATTGAAGAGCTACAAGTCAACATTACTGAGGTGTTTGAGTAA